TCTGGCCCGCGTGCTGGCATTGGCGAGCTGTATATTCCTGATAATGAGCCTGGTTCCAGCATCATGCCCGGCAAAGTAAACCCCACCCAGAGCGAAGCCATGACCATGGTAGCCGCACAGGTGATGGGCAACGACGTGGCCATCAACATCGGCGGCATGAACGGCCACTTCGAGTTGAATGTGTTCAAGCCTTTGATGATCTATAACTTCCTGCACTCGGCTCGCCTTATCGGGGATGTGTGCGTGTCGTTTAATGACAAGTGCGCGGAAGGCATCAAGCCAATTGAGGAGAATATCAAGAAGCACGTAAACAGCTCCTTGATGCTGGTAACGGCCTTGAACCCACATATTGGCTACTATAAAGCCGCTGAGATTGCTCAAACCGCGCACCGCGAAGGCAGCACTCTCAAAGAAACCGCCCTCAAGCTTGGATACCTGACTGAAGAGCAGTTTAATGAGTGGCTGAAGCCGGAAGATATGGTGGGCGAGATAAAGAAGTAGCCCCAGGTACCGACTTATTAGTTAGTTATAAAAACCGGCGACCAGCTATAGTGCTGGTCGCCCGTTTTCGTATTGCCTTATCGTTGATTAAGTTACCGATTTCCTTTTTTCCAGCATCTTTAGGGCTGACTTTCACGCACCTGCCCTCTCTATGGATTTCGCTCAGGACATTATTCTTGAAAATAACCGGGCTCAGCTGCGCCCCCTGACTGCCCAGGATTTTGAGGGACTGCAATCTGTTGCGTTCGATCCTGATTTGTGGCAGTTTACCCTCACCCGCGGCGACGACCGAATTAGTCTGGCCGCTTACATTGCGGCGGCAGTACAGGGCCGCGAGCAGCAGCAGCGCTATCCATTCCTGATAGTAGACAAGCTAACGAACCAGGTAGCCGGCAGTACCAGCTACTACAACATCAATCTGGAGGATGGGCGATTGTCCATTGGCTACACATGGGTGGGCACGGAATTTCAACGTAGCGGCCTGAACCGAGCGGCCAAGCATCTGCTGTTTCGGCATGCCTTCGATGTGCTAGCGTGCGAGCGAGTGGAGTTGGAAACCGATGCCCATAATTTAAAGTCGCAGGCTGCGATGCGGCGCATGGGAGCCACGGAGGAAGGCACGTTGCGCAGCCACCGCTACACGCAGGGCGGGCGGCGGCGCGACACGGTAATTTTCAGCGTGTTGAAGCCTGAATGGCATCACTTGCGCACCACAACTTTTAAAGACTTCGACAACCATGGCTGATTTGCCCCCCAGGCAGCATAGCCTACTTCGACGCCGCGCCGCAAGCTTCGGGCATGCCTTTCGCGGGGTGGTGTCGGCGCTGGGCTCGGAGGTGCACCTGCGCTTTCACGCCCTGGCTACGGTGGTCGTGATAGGGTTGGGATTTTACTTTAGCATCAGCCGGACGGAGTGGGCGCTAGTGGCGCTGGCCGTTGGCACCGTCTGGACGGCGGAACTGGCAAATACCGCCATTGAGGCGCTCACTGATTTGGTGTCGCCGGAGTATCATCCGTTGGCTGGGAAGGCCAAGGATGTAGCCGCGGGGGCCGTTTTATTGGCTGCGCTGGCCGCTGTGGTAGTCGGATTACTCATATTTGCCCCCCGGGTATGGGGGTTGGTTGAGTAGAGCGAAATAGGCCTCAAAAACAATTACTAAAGCGCGGCGTAAGGACTACTGTTCCGATTATGGGTCCGCCTCAGTGAGGTTTTCGCCCTGCAAGTAGCTTGTTGCTGCTTGTTCACTGCTTCCTTCCAGTAGTTATGCGCTCTACTCTACTTCTTGTTTCCCTGTCGATGACAGCCTTGCTATCAGTGGGTTGTCAAACCGGCGTGAACGTGACTACCCCCACCGATGCCCCCGTAACGGGCAGCGTATCAGGCACCGATACTCCCGCCCCGACCAGCGCCAATACGGTGATGCCCACACCCGTTCGCTCCTCTATTGCCGACACTACCGGGCGCCCCGTCTGGCTCCGAGAGCGTATTCAAAAAATACTGGCGGAAGAACCTGCCAACCCACCTGTGCAGGTATTCCGCTACCTCTACAACGACCAAGTGGTATACTATGAAACGGCGCCTTGCTGCGACTTTTTTACTACGCTTTACGCCGCCGATGGCAAAATCATCTGTCAGCCCGACGGCGGTATCACGGGCAAAGGCGACGGGCGATGCGCTGATTTTACGAAAAGACGCACGCGGGAAACGCTAGTTTGGCAAGATCCCCGATAGGCTGAGCCCTTCGATTTAGATAAATTTGTCCGTCGTTATAAGGCTGTCACTTACCTCTCGATAGCCAATTGCTACGGTTGATTTCTAATCCGTTTTCATCATTCAACTCCCATGATCAACACCATCGAAAAACTAGCCGCTTATAACATCTGGGCCAATGATACCTTGCTAGCGCATATGGATAAAGCGGTTGCGGGCGGCGCCGAAATCCCGGCTGTGGCCCTGCGCTTATTCAGCCACGTACTCAATGCTCAGGCTATCTGGATTGCTCGCCTCACCGATACGCAAAGCCCAGTAAAAGTGTGGCAGGAGCACACGCTGGAAGGCTTGCACCAGCTTCATGCCCAAACCTCCGGGCGTCTGCTTCAGATGGCTCAGGCAGCCGACGAAACTGAACTG
The window above is part of the Hymenobacter radiodurans genome. Proteins encoded here:
- a CDS encoding DinB family protein, which codes for MINTIEKLAAYNIWANDTLLAHMDKAVAGGAEIPAVALRLFSHVLNAQAIWIARLTDTQSPVKVWQEHTLEGLHQLHAQTSGRLLQMAQAADETELHRIITYTNSVGDAYVSQVSDVLTHVHVHANYHRGQVATRLRDNGLEPINTDFITYCREMSAKETVSL
- a CDS encoding GNAT family N-acetyltransferase; protein product: MDFAQDIILENNRAQLRPLTAQDFEGLQSVAFDPDLWQFTLTRGDDRISLAAYIAAAVQGREQQQRYPFLIVDKLTNQVAGSTSYYNINLEDGRLSIGYTWVGTEFQRSGLNRAAKHLLFRHAFDVLACERVELETDAHNLKSQAAMRRMGATEEGTLRSHRYTQGGRRRDTVIFSVLKPEWHHLRTTTFKDFDNHG
- a CDS encoding diacylglycerol kinase family protein encodes the protein MADLPPRQHSLLRRRAASFGHAFRGVVSALGSEVHLRFHALATVVVIGLGFYFSISRTEWALVALAVGTVWTAELANTAIEALTDLVSPEYHPLAGKAKDVAAGAVLLAALAAVVVGLLIFAPRVWGLVE
- a CDS encoding DUF6970 domain-containing protein, producing MRSTLLLVSLSMTALLSVGCQTGVNVTTPTDAPVTGSVSGTDTPAPTSANTVMPTPVRSSIADTTGRPVWLRERIQKILAEEPANPPVQVFRYLYNDQVVYYETAPCCDFFTTLYAADGKIICQPDGGITGKGDGRCADFTKRRTRETLVWQDPR